The genomic DNA GAAGATGTAAAGAAAGTTGCCCGTCTGTCCGGCCTGACACTGACCGATACCGAATGCGAGACGTATCGTGAGCAGTTCGCGGAGATTCTGGGCTATTTCGACCGCCTTAAGGCCGTCGATACTACCGGCCTCGAGCCGACCTACCAGGTGACCGGCCTGGCCAACGTAACGCGGGAGGACAAGCTGATTGACTATGGTGTCGATCAGGCCGGCCTGCTGGCGAACGTGCCGGCGGCGCAGGATAAGCAGATCAAAGTGCCGAGGGTCATTGAATAATGGCTTCCTTCATCACGCCCATTGCCGAGGACGTTACTCGTGGTAATAAAAGCGCGGCTGCCTATGTCGATGAGGCGCTGGCACGTGCCGAGGCGAGCGCTGAGTACAATGCGCTTATCAGCCTGACGGCAGAGCGGGCGCGGCAGCGTGCCAAAGAGATCGATGCGCGGATCGCTGCTGGAGAAACGGTGGGGCCGCTGGCCGGCGTGCCGTTCATCGCCAAGGATAATTTCCTGTCGTTCGGTGGTAAGACGACAGCAGCCAGCGCCATGCTCAAGGATTTTGAAGCGCCGTATCAGGCGACGGCTATCGAGCGGCTGGAGGCAGCTGGGGCTATCTGTATCGGCAAGGCCAACCTTGATGCCTTCGCGCATGGTGGGTCGACTGAGAACTCGCACTTTGGTCCTACCTTGAACCCGGTCGACAAGCAGCGGGTGCCGGGCGGAAGCTCCGGCGGCTCGGCGGCGGCCGTGGCTTTGGATATCGTGCCATTCGCCTTGGGCACTGACACCGGCGGCTCCATCCGCCTGCCCGCCAGCTACTGTGGCGTGGTCGGACTGAAGCCGACGTACGGCCGGGTCAGCCGCTATGGCGTGGTGGCGATGGCCAGTAGCACCGACACCGTCGGGCCGCTGACCAGGACGGTCGAGGATGCCGCGCTGGTGCTGGATATCATTGCCGGGCAGGACGCGCGCGATGCGACTACCCTGCCATCGGCCGGTAGTACTGAGAAGTATGCCGACGCTTGTCTGCAGACCGACACGCCTAAGCGCATCGGCGTCATCAAAGAGTGTATGGGCGATCAGCTCGAGCCGGGCTTGCGCCGTCAGATCGAGGCGCAGCTGGAGGCATTCCGGGCGGCGGGGCATACGGTAGAAGAGGTCAGCCTGCCATCGGTCGAGCTGGCGCTGGCAGTGTATTACATCGTAGTGCCTGCAGAGATCAGTTCCAATCTGGCGCGCTATGATGGTATCCGCTTCGGCTACCGTTCCCCGGATGCGACCAACCTGCAGCAGACCTATGAGCAGACGCGCTCCAGCGGTTTCAATGACGAGAATGTGCGCCGCATCATGATCGGCAACTATGTGTTGTCCAGCGGGTATTATGATGCTTACTACCGCCGGGCACAGACGGTCCGGACCAAGATCATCAAAGAGTTGGAAGCGGCGTACGAGCAGTATGACGTCCTGGTCAGTCCGGTAGCGACCGGCCCGGCCTACAAGTTCGGTGAAAAAGCCGATCCGCTGGCGGTCTATCTGGTGGATGTCATGACGGTGGCGCCAAGCCTGGCTGGATTACCGGCCATCAGCGTGCCGTGCGGTACCGATGAGGGACTGCCTGTCGGCCTGCAGATCATCGGCGCCTACGGCGATGAGCCGTCGGTATTGCGGCTGGCTGCCAGTATGGAGGCGGCATGATGCAAGATGTCCTTCTGTACTTCTTCGGTATCATCTTCGTGCTGCTGGCGGTGGGCGCCGTTGTGGTCAAGGTGCTGGGCGGCGGTGTCAAACGCCGGCTCGATACGGCCAAATACGATGCCAAGTGGCGGCAGATCGAAGGGCAGCTGCGTGACGGCTCATCAGGGCGGCAGCTGGCCGTGGTCAACGCCGACAAGCTGCTCGATGCCGCCATGCAGGAACTGGGTTTCCGTGGCAAGACCATGGGCGAGCGCCTGAAGAATTATCGCACCCGCTTCAGCGACAACAATGGCATCTGGGAGGCGCACAAGCTGCGCAACCGCATCGCCCACGAGACCGATGTGCATGTCAACGAGCAACAGGCCCTGCGCGCCCTGGCGCAGCTGAAACGCGGCCTTAAAGACCTGGGAGCACTATAGGTATGAATGAATATGAACCGACTATCGGCATCGAATGTCACGTCCAGCTGGCGACGGCTACCAAGCTGTTCAGCGGCTCCGATAATGATGCCCGCGACGCCGCACCCAACACAACGGTCAGCCCGATAGACTTTGGGCTGCCGGGCGTATTGCCGGTACTGAACGGCCAAGCGGTGCAGCTGGCTATCCGGGCGGGCATCGCCCTGGATGCGACGGTCAACCGCTTCAGTGCCTTTGAGCGCAAACACTACTTTTATCCCGACTTGCCGCTGGGGTACCAGATCACGCAGCTGGAATCGCCTATCATCGGTGCCGGCAGTGTGGAGGTCCCGATGGCGAGCGGCCAGCCGCTGACGGTGCGGATCCACCATGCCCATCTGGAATCCGATGCCGGCAAGTTGGTGCATCCGACCGGCGCCGATTATAGCCTGGTCGATCTGAACCGGGCTGGTACGCCGCTGATTGAGATCGTTTCCGAGCCCGACATGCACTCCAGCGAGGAGGCTAAGGCCTACGCCCAGGAGCTCTACCTGCGCATGGTCTATGCGGGCGTGACCCACGGCGATCTGTTCCACGGCAATATGCGCTTTGACGTCAATATCTCCATTGCGAGGAAGGGTAGCAAGGAGCTGGGCACCCGCGCTGAAATTAAGAATCTCAACTCGTTCAGGGCCGTCGAGAAAGTGGTTGAGTACGAGTTCAAGCGCCAGGTAGCCGTACTGGAGAAGGGCGAAGCGGTGGTGCAGGAGACCCGCGGCTGGGATGACGCCAAGCAGCGCACCTTCACACAGCGCAGCAAGGAGAATGCCCACGATTACCGCTACTTCCCGGATGCCGACCTGCCGCCTATCCGCCTGGAGGACACTGAGATTGAAGCCGTCAGGAAAGAGATTGTCGACACCTTGCCGCCAACCGTCCGCAGCCGCCTGCAGGCCCGCAGCGTGCCCGCCAAGAGCACGTCGGCCCTGTTCCTGTACCCGTTACTACTGGACCGCGTCCTGAAGGTCGAAGCCAGTGCCGGTGACGCCGAGCTGAAGCAGATCGTCGACCTGCTCATCAACGTGCTGCCGCCCGAGCTTGAGAAGGAGGCCGAGGCGCCGACGGCGGCCGCGCCGTACCTGCCCAAGCCTGAAGCCCTGATCGGACTGGCCAGATTGGTCAGCGACTCCGCCATCAATGGAAGCAACGCCAAAGAGCTGCTGCGCCAGACCTGGAAGACGCTGGAAGACCCGAAGGCCGAGGCCGAGCGGCTCGGATTCTTGCAGGACAATGACGAGTCGGCTATTGCCGCCCTGGTGGATGAGGTGCTGGCTGATCCGATCGCCGAGCAGTCAATCGCTGATTTCAAAGCAGGCAACCAGAAAGCCATGGGCTTCTTCGTCGGGCAGATCATGAAGCGCTCCGGCGGCAAGGCTAATCCGGTGGTGGCGCAGAAACTGATCCGCGAACGCCTCGGCTAGCCGGCAATCGGCACATTCCGGTGTTTACTGCCACGTAAGATATCTCATAGCCCGCACCCGGCTGCATGTTACAATTAATACGTCATTAACCGTAAGGAAACCACAGCGACAATGGATGCAACCACCGTTTTAGTTATCATCCTATCGGTAGCACTGGCAGTATTCCTCGTTCTTGGAATCATTCTGGTAGTGTTGCTTATCCGGGTTACAAAGCAGATTCAATCAGTGACGACGGTAGCCAAGACGGCCGCCGATAACGTTCAGAACATAACGGCCAACTTCAGCAAGGTGGCGGCACCCGCTGCCATGGTCAACGCCGTGCTCGGCCTTCTGAAGAAGCGCCGCTAATCTATACAAAGTAAGAAAGGAGCATCATATGAGCAAGAGTGGAAAATTCGTACTTGGCGCCTTGATCGGCGCTGCCGCCGGTGCTATCGCCGGCATCCTGGCCGCCCCCAAGAGCGGCGAGCAGACCCGTGAGGACATCCGCCGCAAGGCCGATGAAATGAAGGCAAAGGCAAATCTCAAGGCCGAAGAAGCCCGCGTCAAGGCCGAAGAGGCCCGCGAGGCTGCCAAGCACAAGGCGGCCGACCTGAAGCAGCAGGCCGCTGATAAGGTTGAAGACCTCAAGGCCCGCACCCAGAACGCCGCCAAGGGCGTCCAGGACGCCTACGAGGACGACAAGCCTGCCAAGCACACGCCGACTATCAAGCCGAGCATTGCCAAGCCGGGCGAGAAGCCGCCGGTGCCACGCCGTCCTACCGAGCGCTAAGCAGTACGCATTATGCATAAGGGCCGTCTCAACCGAGGCGGTCTTTTTTGTGCTTATTACATCGGCCACCCCTGTCGAGTGGGACGGCCCGCCGCGGGTAAGCGTGACTTTTTATGTATAATGGAGCCAATAGGAAAATACTTACATTTAGCGCATCTAAGGGGAACAGTGTGTCAGCAGCCAGTTTAAAGCCGAGCGATTACGTGCACCTGCACAACCACACGCACCACTCTCTGCTCGACGGACTGACCAAGGTTAATGAGTTGGTCGACCATGTCAAGGAGCTGGGCATGGAGGCGGTGGCCGTCACCGACCATGGCACGATGAGCGGCGCCATTGAATTCTACAAGCTGGCCAAAGATGCCGGCATCAAGCCCATCATCGGTATGGAGACGTATGTAGCGGCGCGCACCTACCAGGACCGCGACGCGCAGCTGGACAAGGCGCGGTATCACCTGATACTGCTGGCCATGAACCACAAGGGCTACCAAAACCTGATGCGCCTCTCGACCATCGCCAACCTCGAGGGGTATTATTACAAGCCGCGCATCGACCACAACCTGCTTGAACAATACAACGAAGGCCTTATCGCGCTTTCGGCCTGCATGGGTGGTGAGGTCAGCGAAAACCTCGACCAGGATAATTACGAAAAAGCCCGGGACATTGCCAAGTGGTATCAAAGTATCTTTGGTGACCGCTATTACCTTGAGCTTCAGGACCACGGTCACCCGGACGCTCCGAGCCCCTGGGACCGGCAGATCAAGGTCAACAAGGGCCTGTTTAAGATTTCTGAGGAGCTGGGCATTAAGACGGTCGTTACCTGTGACGCCCACTACCTTAAGCACGAAGACCAGGACCCCCACGAGATTCTGCTGTGCGTCCAAACCGGCTCGTTCATGAGCGACACCAAGCGCATGAGCCTGAAGGAGTTTGAGCTGCATGTTACCGACCCGCAGGAGCTGATCGGCCGTTGGGGCAAGGACCATCCGGAGTGCATCAGCAACACCAAGGAGATTGCCGACCGCTGCAATATCGAAATCGAGCTGGGCAAGATTCTGATTCCTACCTTCCCGACGCCGGAAGGCCACAACGAAAAGACCTACCTCGACCTGCTGGTCTATCGCGGCCTGGCCTGGCGCTATGCCGGCGTGCCTAAGGCCGAGGCCGATGAAATGACGGTCGAGGCTGCCCAGAAAGTCATACCCGAAGATGTGGCGGAGCGCACCGCCTACGAGCTGAGTGTCATCGAGAAGATGGGCTTCAACGGCTACTTCCTGATTATCTGGGACTTCATCTGCTGGGGTAAGAACCAGGGCATCATTTTTGGGCCGGGGCGTGGATCTGCCGCCGGCTCCATTATCGCCTACGCCCTGAACATCACCGAGCTTGACCCGCTGAAGTACGACCTGCTGTTTGAGCGCTTCTTAAACCCGGACCGTATATCCATGCCGGACGTTGACATCGATATCCAGGATACCCGCCGCGACGAGGTGATTGCCTACTGTACCGAGAAGTACGGCAAAGACCGCGTGGCCAACATCGTCACCTTCGGCCGCATGGCTGCCAAGGCCGCCATCCGCGATGTCGCCCGCGTATTACAAGTGCCGTACAGCGATGCCGACCGCCTGTCCAAGCTGGTGCCAGCCCCGGTACAGGGCCGTATGGCGCCGCTCAAGAAGAGCATCGTTGACGATCCCGACCTCAAGAAGGAGTACGAGAGCAACCCGACGGCCAAGCAGGTGATTGACCTGGCCATCCGTCTGGAGAACACTATCCGATCGCACGGTATCCACGCGGCCGGCGTAGTGATCGCACCGGACGAGATCGTCAAGTTCGCCCCGCTGGAAATGGCGCAGAAGGGCGTGGTCTCTACACAATATCCGATGGGCCCGGTTGAGGAACTCGGGCTGCTCAAGATGGACTTTCTGGGCCTCTCCAACCTGAGCATCATCAATAATGCCCAGCGCATCATCAAGAAGGTCTACAAGACCGACATTGACCTGCAGACCATCCCGCTTGACGACGAGAAGACCTACAAACTGTTCCAAGCCGGCGATACCACCGGTGTCTTCCAGCTGGAATCGGCTGGCATGAAGCGCTATCTGCGCGAGCTGAAGCCGACCAAGTTTGATGACATCATCGCCATGGTGGCCCTGTACCGCCCGGGACCGATGCAGTTCATCGACTCCTTCATCCGCCGCAAGCATGGCGAGGAAGAAATCACGTACCTGCACCCTAAGATGGAAGGCGCCTTGGGCTCTACCTACGGCATCCTGGTCTACCAGGAGCAGTTCATGCAGATTTCCAAGGATGTCTCCGGGTTCACCGGTGGACAGGCCGACACCCTGCGTAAGGCCGTCGGCAAGAAGAAGATCGACCTGATGCGCAAGGTAAAGCCGGAATTCATCGAAGGCGGTGTCAAGAACAGCGGCGCTGACCCCAAGCTGATGGAGAAGTTCTGGGACCAGCTGGAAGAGTTCGCTAATTACTGTTTCAATAAGAGCCACGCTGCCTGTTACGGCTTAGTGGCGTACTGGACCGCTTACCTCAAGGCACATTTCCCGGACGCCTTTATGGCCGCTCTGATGACCAGCGATGCCGATGACATCGAGCGCCTGGCAATTGAGATCGGCGAGTGTCTGAAGATGGGCATCAAGGTCTTCCCGCCGGATGTGAACGAAAGTTTCGTCGACTTCAGTGTCGTGAAGGACCAGAATCAGATCCGTTTTGGCATGGCAGCGGTCAAGGGTGTCGGTACCGGTGCCGTCGAAACGATCCTGGCCGCGCGCGAAGAAGGCGGCAACTTCAAGTCGGTGGAAGATTTTGCCAAACGCGTCGCTACCACCAAGGTCAACCGCAAAGCCTGGGAGGCCCTGGTGAAGGCCGGCGGCTTTGATAAGCTGGGCGATCGCTCCGACCTATTATTCAACCTGGACACCCTCCTGGCCTACGCCAGCAAGCTGCAAAAAGAGGCCAAAAGCGGCCAGACGGACCTGTTTGGCGACCTGCGCGAAGAATTGGCGCCAGCGCCACAGGTCAAGCTGGAGCCCGCACCCACCCGGCACTCCGAAAAGGAGCGCCTGATGTGGGAGCGGGAACTACTGGGTCTATACCTCTCCAGCCACCCGCTCGACCCGTACGACGATTATTTCTCCGAGCAGACCGTCGGCCTGCACCAGATCAAACCGGAAATCAATAACCGCAATGTCACCGTCGGCGGTGTCATCACCACCACTCGCACCATCATTACCAAGAGCAATACCAAGATGGCGTTCGTCGGGCTCGAGGACAAGACAGGCGAGGGCGAAATCATCGTCTTCCCGAACCTCTTTGAAAAGGTGGGTGAGATATTGGTGCAGGATGCCGTGGTCAAGGTCCAGGGCAAGGTCAACGCCACCGACCGCGACGGCAACCCTGTCAACGAGGCCAAGATCATCGCCGATGATATCATTCTGATCACCGACGAAGAACTTAATAACTACCGTGCCACCGGCAAGAAAATGAAGACGCCAAAAGCAGCCTCCAAGGTTGCGGCTATCGGCGCCAAGAAATCCGCCACGGCCGCCGGCCCCACCGGACCGAAAGTCATCTACAAGCCGATTGAGGACGACGATTACCGGCCGCCGGTGCAGGTAAAACCGCCCAAGCTATACGTGCACGTCAAGAACCCGCAGGACCACAAGGCGCTGGTGCAGCTGAAGCAGACCTTCAACGAATTTCCGGGCAGCCATGAGGTCATTTTGGTGCTGGGTGCGGACAAGAGTTCGGCGGTGCGGATGCCGTTTAAGGTGGTGGCGGATGATGAGGTGCTGAAAGGGAAGGTAGCAGCACTGCTTGGCGCAGAATGCGTTGCGGTCAAGTAGCCACTGCATTTTAGCTAGCTTTTGAAGTTATGTAAGAGCTAACGCGATTGGTTAAGTTGTTAAATCGTTGGCTGAGCAGGGGGCCCTGATCTCTGCGTAATCCTTTATCACCAAGATGTGTACTGAGAAATACATCGAAATCAAAATTGCAGTATTCCGAGTGTTTTTGCTTAGCATCGATTAGGTCAGAAAACTTGTGCCTGGTGAGCAATGGCGCAATCTCCTCCATTTCTTTAACGGCTATTACCTCGTATTGAGTCTTGATGCCATGCTTTGAAAGGTGTAGGTCGATTATCTCTTTTGTTTTTGCTGAGTTTGCCAAGTATGCTCTGTCAAAAGTTAGCACGACATATTTGAAATGCTTGATGTGATGTAGCCTCTCAAGCCCACGTTTTTTTTGACGAATATTCATTTCGAGGTTGTGCATTTGTTTTATGGCTTGAGCTATGTGGCGCTCTATGTCTTTTGCAATCAACTCTAAATCGCCCCAGGACTTAGCTTCTAAGCTTAGACCTGATGTCTTGCACTCAATAAGAGTTGCAACTTCGCCTTCTATAATTATCCAATCAGACGTCTTGTCATTCATCGAGCCATAGACAAATTCTTCTATGACTTCTCCAAGAATGGGTTGCTGGTTTAGCAATAGTCCTATGTATTTTTCAAAGATATCCTTACCAAATAGTGTTAAAAAGGCGTTACCAGATCTTGACTTGTACTTGTCCATTAGATTATAAAATATGCCCGTAGTTACTCGTTCTAGCAAGAATCTTGTAACGGGCACCACGAGGCTTCCTCTGTCGGTGCGTACTATTGGATATTGGCGCAGTGGATTAAAAGCGTACTGCTCTAGGCCATCGGTGCCTTCATGAAGCTTTATCTCATTGCGCAAGGTTGAATAATCGGCAGTTAATGAACTAACCACACGGTCTAGCTTGTCTTGGTTCAAGAAAGTACGAAGGTTGTCAAACTTTGGCTCCGATAAGTTAATGCCTTGAAAGTAGCCATTGCCTGAAAAGCATAAAATGCAAAAGCCGGTTACAATTAGCTCTTCTGCATTCATGCCATAATATTCCTCGATATCTCTATCGATATTGATGGGTGCGTCCTTTAAAGTCTTCGGAATGTCGTGAAATAGGATGGCAGCTCTTGCCATCAGCGTGTTGTGGCCAACTTGAAATGGAAGCTGTTGATGCGCCATACGGTAAAGAAAACTGAAAGCAGCGCCCTCCTCCTGTCCCTTTTCCAGTAATGCATCAAACAAATTATTGTATTTATTTGCTAACGTAAATAACCCTAGGTCTCCAAACGGTTTGGAGCGATAATCATTTGAGCTAAGTATCAATGCTTTTGCTAAAAATGCAATTTGCCATTCATTAATTCTGCCGGGGCCAAGTTTTTTTAGGGCGTCATCGTTATTGTTTAATAATTTGAAGCTAACGCTTCCGATTTCGGCCAGTGCCAGATCTAATCTGTAGCGTCTGGCATACCAATATAGCTCGTGTGCCTTTATAGTAGTACTCATTGCTCAAGAACCTTGAATCTTAAAGTTAATTATATATGAATACATTTAAATCACTCCTATACAACACCCTCCTCGCCTCCGCCACCAACAACTTCCTCTGGTTTGCCCTGACCTTCTGGGCCTATCTGGAGACGAAGTCGGTGCTGGCGACCGCCATCATCGGCGGCTCTTTCATGCTGTTCTCAGCGCTGCTGGGCATGTACTTTGGCACGTATGTGGACCGTCACAAGAAAAAGACGGCCATGCTTGCCTCAAGCTGGACGACGCTGATCAGCTTTGCTTTGGCAACTGTTGTTTATTTCACAACTCCCAACGGCCAACTGCTGAACATCGGCAACATCTACTTCTGGCTGCTGGTGATACTGATCCTATTTGGTGCGGTAGCCGGCAACCTGCGCGCCATCGCGCTTTCCACCAGCGTCACCCTGTTGACGCCAGAGAAAGAACACGACCGCGCCAACGGCATGGTCGCTACCGTCAACGGCGTCTCCTTTACCCTGACGTCGGTCTTCAGCGGGCTGGCAGTGGGGCAGCTGGGCATGGATTGGGTAATGATTATCAGCCTGGTGCTGACGCTGCTGGCTACCCTGCGACTGGCAGCCATCAAGGTTGACGAGAAGCAGCCGACGCACGAGATGAACGCTATGCCCCAGGTTGATATCCGCGGCGCCATCAAGGCCATCGCCCTGGTCTCCGGTCTGATGGGCCTTATCTTCTTCACCACTTTTAATAACCTGCTGAGCGGTGTCTTTATGGCCCTGATGGATCCGTACGGCCTGGAGCTGGTGTCGGTGGAAATATGGGGCATCTTGTGGGGTGTGGTCAGTCTGGGCTATATCGCCGGTGGCATCCTGGTGGCCAAAAAAGGTCTGGGCAAGAGCCCGCTCAAGGCGTTGTTCATAGCCAATATCATCATGTGGACCATCAGTATCCTGTTCCCGCTCAAGTCGTCGGTCATCCTGCTTGGCGTCTCGATGCTGATCTTCATGGCCCTGATGCCCTTCATCGAAGCCTCAGAGCAGACCATCATCCAAAAGGTGGTGCCGTTCAAGAAGCAGGGGCGGGTCTTTGGTTTTGCGCAGAGCATCGAATCGGCGGCGTCACCTATTACGTCCTTCTTGATCGGGCCGATCGCGCAGTTCTGGGCCATTCCGTATATGTCCGAGAATGGAGAGGGCGCGGCGGCAATCGGCAGCTGGTTTGGTGTCGGACCGGAGCGCGGCATGGCCCTGTTGTTCATCATGGCGGCGAT from Candidatus Saccharibacteria bacterium includes the following:
- the gatC gene encoding Asp-tRNA(Asn)/Glu-tRNA(Gln) amidotransferase subunit GatC, with translation MADITIEDVKKVARLSGLTLTDTECETYREQFAEILGYFDRLKAVDTTGLEPTYQVTGLANVTREDKLIDYGVDQAGLLANVPAAQDKQIKVPRVIE
- the gatA gene encoding Asp-tRNA(Asn)/Glu-tRNA(Gln) amidotransferase subunit GatA, translated to MASFITPIAEDVTRGNKSAAAYVDEALARAEASAEYNALISLTAERARQRAKEIDARIAAGETVGPLAGVPFIAKDNFLSFGGKTTAASAMLKDFEAPYQATAIERLEAAGAICIGKANLDAFAHGGSTENSHFGPTLNPVDKQRVPGGSSGGSAAAVALDIVPFALGTDTGGSIRLPASYCGVVGLKPTYGRVSRYGVVAMASSTDTVGPLTRTVEDAALVLDIIAGQDARDATTLPSAGSTEKYADACLQTDTPKRIGVIKECMGDQLEPGLRRQIEAQLEAFRAAGHTVEEVSLPSVELALAVYYIVVPAEISSNLARYDGIRFGYRSPDATNLQQTYEQTRSSGFNDENVRRIMIGNYVLSSGYYDAYYRRAQTVRTKIIKELEAAYEQYDVLVSPVATGPAYKFGEKADPLAVYLVDVMTVAPSLAGLPAISVPCGTDEGLPVGLQIIGAYGDEPSVLRLAASMEAA
- the gatB gene encoding Asp-tRNA(Asn)/Glu-tRNA(Gln) amidotransferase subunit GatB: MNEYEPTIGIECHVQLATATKLFSGSDNDARDAAPNTTVSPIDFGLPGVLPVLNGQAVQLAIRAGIALDATVNRFSAFERKHYFYPDLPLGYQITQLESPIIGAGSVEVPMASGQPLTVRIHHAHLESDAGKLVHPTGADYSLVDLNRAGTPLIEIVSEPDMHSSEEAKAYAQELYLRMVYAGVTHGDLFHGNMRFDVNISIARKGSKELGTRAEIKNLNSFRAVEKVVEYEFKRQVAVLEKGEAVVQETRGWDDAKQRTFTQRSKENAHDYRYFPDADLPPIRLEDTEIEAVRKEIVDTLPPTVRSRLQARSVPAKSTSALFLYPLLLDRVLKVEASAGDAELKQIVDLLINVLPPELEKEAEAPTAAAPYLPKPEALIGLARLVSDSAINGSNAKELLRQTWKTLEDPKAEAERLGFLQDNDESAIAALVDEVLADPIAEQSIADFKAGNQKAMGFFVGQIMKRSGGKANPVVAQKLIRERLG
- a CDS encoding YtxH domain-containing protein — translated: MSKSGKFVLGALIGAAAGAIAGILAAPKSGEQTREDIRRKADEMKAKANLKAEEARVKAEEAREAAKHKAADLKQQAADKVEDLKARTQNAAKGVQDAYEDDKPAKHTPTIKPSIAKPGEKPPVPRRPTER
- the dnaE gene encoding DNA polymerase III subunit alpha, translated to MSAASLKPSDYVHLHNHTHHSLLDGLTKVNELVDHVKELGMEAVAVTDHGTMSGAIEFYKLAKDAGIKPIIGMETYVAARTYQDRDAQLDKARYHLILLAMNHKGYQNLMRLSTIANLEGYYYKPRIDHNLLEQYNEGLIALSACMGGEVSENLDQDNYEKARDIAKWYQSIFGDRYYLELQDHGHPDAPSPWDRQIKVNKGLFKISEELGIKTVVTCDAHYLKHEDQDPHEILLCVQTGSFMSDTKRMSLKEFELHVTDPQELIGRWGKDHPECISNTKEIADRCNIEIELGKILIPTFPTPEGHNEKTYLDLLVYRGLAWRYAGVPKAEADEMTVEAAQKVIPEDVAERTAYELSVIEKMGFNGYFLIIWDFICWGKNQGIIFGPGRGSAAGSIIAYALNITELDPLKYDLLFERFLNPDRISMPDVDIDIQDTRRDEVIAYCTEKYGKDRVANIVTFGRMAAKAAIRDVARVLQVPYSDADRLSKLVPAPVQGRMAPLKKSIVDDPDLKKEYESNPTAKQVIDLAIRLENTIRSHGIHAAGVVIAPDEIVKFAPLEMAQKGVVSTQYPMGPVEELGLLKMDFLGLSNLSIINNAQRIIKKVYKTDIDLQTIPLDDEKTYKLFQAGDTTGVFQLESAGMKRYLRELKPTKFDDIIAMVALYRPGPMQFIDSFIRRKHGEEEITYLHPKMEGALGSTYGILVYQEQFMQISKDVSGFTGGQADTLRKAVGKKKIDLMRKVKPEFIEGGVKNSGADPKLMEKFWDQLEEFANYCFNKSHAACYGLVAYWTAYLKAHFPDAFMAALMTSDADDIERLAIEIGECLKMGIKVFPPDVNESFVDFSVVKDQNQIRFGMAAVKGVGTGAVETILAAREEGGNFKSVEDFAKRVATTKVNRKAWEALVKAGGFDKLGDRSDLLFNLDTLLAYASKLQKEAKSGQTDLFGDLREELAPAPQVKLEPAPTRHSEKERLMWERELLGLYLSSHPLDPYDDYFSEQTVGLHQIKPEINNRNVTVGGVITTTRTIITKSNTKMAFVGLEDKTGEGEIIVFPNLFEKVGEILVQDAVVKVQGKVNATDRDGNPVNEAKIIADDIILITDEELNNYRATGKKMKTPKAASKVAAIGAKKSATAAGPTGPKVIYKPIEDDDYRPPVQVKPPKLYVHVKNPQDHKALVQLKQTFNEFPGSHEVILVLGADKSSAVRMPFKVVADDEVLKGKVAALLGAECVAVK
- a CDS encoding MFS transporter, which gives rise to MNTFKSLLYNTLLASATNNFLWFALTFWAYLETKSVLATAIIGGSFMLFSALLGMYFGTYVDRHKKKTAMLASSWTTLISFALATVVYFTTPNGQLLNIGNIYFWLLVILILFGAVAGNLRAIALSTSVTLLTPEKEHDRANGMVATVNGVSFTLTSVFSGLAVGQLGMDWVMIISLVLTLLATLRLAAIKVDEKQPTHEMNAMPQVDIRGAIKAIALVSGLMGLIFFTTFNNLLSGVFMALMDPYGLELVSVEIWGILWGVVSLGYIAGGILVAKKGLGKSPLKALFIANIIMWTISILFPLKSSVILLGVSMLIFMALMPFIEASEQTIIQKVVPFKKQGRVFGFAQSIESAASPITSFLIGPIAQFWAIPYMSENGEGAAAIGSWFGVGPERGMALLFIMAAIIGLTVTVLAMFSRSYRLLSRYYKEGSAQA